In Rahnella variigena, one DNA window encodes the following:
- the icd gene encoding NADP-dependent isocitrate dehydrogenase, translated as MESKVVVPAEGKKITVDAQGKLVIPNNPVIPFIEGDGIGVDVTPAMIKVVDAAVQKAYKGERKISWMEIYTGEKSVELYGKDVWLPEETLDLIRDYRVAIKGPLTTPVGGGIRSLNVALRQQLDLYICLRPVRYYTGTPSPVKRPEDTDMVIFRENSEDIYAGIEWKAGSAEADKVIKFLQDEMGVKKIRFPQDCGIGIKPCSEEGTKRLVRAAIEYTITNDRDSLTLVHKGNIMKFTEGAFKDWGYQLAREEFGGELIDGGPWVKIKNPNNGKDIIIKDVIADAFLQQILLRPAEYDVIACMNLNGDYISDALAAQVGGIGIAPGANIGSDCALFEATHGTAPKYAGQDKVNPGSIILSAEMMLRHMEWFEAADLIVKGMEGAIANKTVTYDFERLMEGAKLRKCSEFADDMIANM; from the coding sequence ATGGAAAGCAAAGTAGTTGTTCCGGCTGAAGGTAAAAAGATTACAGTAGACGCTCAGGGTAAACTGGTCATTCCTAATAATCCTGTTATCCCATTTATCGAAGGTGATGGCATCGGTGTTGACGTAACGCCTGCCATGATCAAAGTCGTTGATGCGGCTGTTCAGAAAGCCTATAAAGGCGAGCGTAAAATCTCCTGGATGGAAATCTACACCGGCGAGAAATCCGTAGAACTGTACGGCAAGGACGTGTGGCTGCCAGAAGAAACTCTGGACCTTATCCGTGATTACCGTGTTGCTATCAAAGGCCCACTGACAACTCCGGTTGGCGGCGGCATTCGCTCCCTGAACGTGGCACTTCGCCAGCAACTCGACCTGTATATCTGTCTGCGTCCGGTTCGTTATTACACCGGCACTCCAAGCCCGGTTAAACGTCCTGAAGACACCGACATGGTTATCTTCCGTGAAAACTCCGAAGATATTTATGCGGGTATCGAGTGGAAAGCCGGTTCTGCTGAAGCAGATAAAGTGATCAAGTTCCTGCAAGACGAAATGGGCGTGAAGAAAATCCGTTTCCCACAAGATTGTGGTATCGGTATCAAACCTTGCTCCGAAGAAGGCACCAAACGTCTGGTTCGCGCTGCGATTGAATACACCATCACCAACGATCGTGATTCACTGACTCTGGTTCATAAAGGCAACATCATGAAGTTCACCGAAGGTGCCTTCAAGGATTGGGGCTACCAGCTGGCGCGCGAAGAGTTCGGCGGTGAGCTGATCGACGGCGGCCCGTGGGTGAAAATCAAGAACCCGAACAACGGCAAAGACATCATCATTAAAGACGTGATCGCGGATGCGTTCCTGCAACAAATCCTGCTGCGTCCTGCTGAATACGACGTTATCGCTTGTATGAACCTGAACGGTGACTACATCTCCGACGCCCTGGCGGCGCAGGTTGGCGGCATCGGTATCGCACCGGGCGCAAACATCGGTTCTGATTGCGCGCTGTTTGAAGCGACGCACGGTACTGCACCGAAATACGCTGGTCAGGACAAAGTGAACCCGGGTTCAATCATCCTGTCCGCAGAAATGATGCTGCGTCATATGGAATGGTTCGAAGCCGCAGACCTGATCGTCAAAGGCATGGAAGGCGCTATCGCTAACAAAACCGTGACTTACGATTTCGAACGTCTGATGGAAGGCGCTAAGCTGCGTAAATGTAGCGAGTTCGCCGACGACATGATCGCAAATATGTAA